A window of Chloroflexota bacterium contains these coding sequences:
- the murI gene encoding glutamate racemase has translation MSDSRPIGIFDSGLGGLSILKEVRRQLPRESILYFADQGRLPYGPRPVSEIRQFSDQITRFLLERGAKVIVVACNTASAAALAHLRQTFPHAPFVGMEPAVKPAAEQTKSRVVGVIATQATCQSELFASVVDRFAQGVAVLTKACPGLVMQVEAGEFESPRTHKLLHEYLDPLIADGIDSLVLACTHYSFLIPAIQHIVGPTVAIVDPAPAVARQVGRILDQRQLLNTESHSSILAAFTSGAPSNQLAALMLGEQIDFEAVAAETLPNPIF, from the coding sequence ATGAGCGACTCTCGGCCCATCGGCATCTTCGACTCGGGGCTGGGCGGGCTTTCCATTCTCAAAGAAGTCCGGCGGCAATTGCCACGCGAGTCCATCCTCTACTTTGCCGATCAGGGCCGCCTGCCCTACGGCCCCCGCCCCGTCTCGGAAATCCGCCAGTTCTCAGATCAAATTACTCGCTTCCTGCTTGAGCGTGGGGCAAAAGTGATTGTTGTGGCCTGCAATACGGCCTCGGCCGCCGCGCTGGCCCACTTGCGGCAAACATTTCCTCACGCGCCGTTTGTGGGCATGGAACCGGCTGTCAAGCCGGCCGCCGAGCAAACCAAAAGCCGCGTCGTTGGCGTGATCGCCACCCAGGCCACTTGTCAGAGCGAATTGTTTGCCAGCGTGGTTGACCGCTTTGCTCAGGGCGTGGCCGTTCTCACCAAAGCCTGCCCCGGCCTGGTGATGCAAGTGGAGGCCGGAGAGTTTGAATCGCCGCGCACGCACAAACTTTTGCACGAGTATCTTGATCCGTTGATTGCGGACGGCATCGACTCGCTGGTGCTGGCCTGCACCCATTACTCGTTTCTCATCCCGGCCATCCAGCACATCGTCGGCCCAACCGTCGCCATCGTCGATCCGGCTCCGGCTGTTGCCCGGCAGGTGGGGCGCATCCTTGATCAGCGTCAGTTATTAAATACCGAGTCTCACTCAAGCATTCTCGCCGCTTTTACCAGCGGCGCTCCGTCGAATCAATTGGCGGCGCTCATGCTCGGCGAGCAAATTGATTTTGAGGCTGTGGCCGCCGAAACATTGCCAAACCCGATATTCTGA
- a CDS encoding polymer-forming cytoskeletal protein produces MFRRPGGKDSSQSDSSLIPAFSNSHKIQTVIGPGSTLNGTIVAEGGARIDGSFDGNLSVKGPLVIGEGARVVADISAESVSVAGSVKGNITAKRVDIMRTGRIYGDLITGAFTTEEGGFLRGQVRMTDGTTPEEETPIFGARPLATAS; encoded by the coding sequence ATGTTTCGACGTCCCGGGGGAAAAGACTCTTCACAATCGGACTCTTCGCTAATTCCAGCTTTTTCCAATAGCCACAAGATTCAAACTGTTATTGGCCCTGGCTCGACTCTCAACGGCACTATCGTGGCCGAGGGCGGTGCGCGCATTGACGGCTCATTCGACGGCAATCTTTCGGTCAAAGGGCCGCTGGTGATCGGCGAAGGCGCTCGAGTGGTGGCCGACATTTCTGCCGAGAGCGTTTCGGTGGCCGGCTCGGTCAAAGGCAATATCACTGCCAAACGTGTAGACATCATGCGCACGGGCCGAATCTACGGCGACTTGATCACCGGCGCATTCACGACTGAAGAAGGCGGCTTCCTGCGCGGGCAAGTGCGTATGACGGACGGCACAACGCCCGAAGAAGAAACGCCTATCTTTGGCGCCCGCCCCCTGGCTACCGCATCTTAG
- a CDS encoding FecR domain-containing protein, whose translation MSYTDEIQTPEEAQRQRQTLIIVAIIVAIVLIGGCAGIFFLLGNRPAPTQGQTIVAVTSLPTLTPSLTPIPSDTLEPTPGDGIGGGGDGATETPSATNTDVPSIRFATLSEIRGSVLIKTPANSDWVTVTSELTIPEGTTILTSEGSSVKLTTTEGTTIRVSSQTQIVLAELRGTTLDPLTKLKIDFGKVWAIVGNDLGLGKFEVETPIGLASLLEGSSFMGVEHNSTQILDIITCLDGKCRYANSVGVIDLATLQQVISDGGGVPGPVDPMDPNQVDSWSPTRVPEVVTLTPTITPTFTPSVTRTPTNTRTPVNTPNFTATQGAAGTNSAQTSTAASNQLTQTVSAINLTATAGAGSTSGAKTATAAVATANQNATNISGTANANATNQFFTATAFAVNIRLTNEAATARAAASQFALQTAFAQQTETAFASANPSNTPISTPTKTATPLPAFSFSTATYSAGESAGKVTITINLNATLSTFVSVQLDTAITGSSSLDATSGADFTPIVSQIITFNPNQTSRNIDITLIDDGLTESNETFQVLLTNPGPQTALGTPSGANVTINDSPPPVLAFSTPAYTAPEGNAGTTNAAIIVNLSRAYANTTTVTVDYSSFAGGTATGGGACGGGVDYVTPAGTLTFVPGVLTQTFNLAVCGDTLNEQDETVFLQLTNETNTAAGGVDTATLTITNDDLQPTVNITPGTVAVVEPGGLGATSILTFDVTLSTASGQTITVDYATVEGSGDGFAKDGADYVGKTTTTLTFPPNTVGPQTISITIKGDVLNEMNESFDLVLSNAIKATLLATPNDRSTATITDDGDPAPVASFSLSPYTKSEGNSGTSTATISVNLSRQSGQTIILGYSTTPGGSCGANVASAGSDYVTANGQLTYNPGDLSASFAITINGDAVVEPDECLTLNLSAVAGTVTITGPSELWIMNDD comes from the coding sequence ATGTCTTACACCGACGAAATTCAAACGCCTGAGGAAGCCCAGCGACAGCGCCAAACTTTGATTATTGTCGCCATCATCGTAGCAATCGTGCTGATTGGCGGCTGTGCTGGCATCTTCTTTCTGCTTGGCAATCGGCCAGCGCCCACCCAAGGGCAGACGATAGTGGCCGTCACCAGCCTGCCTACGTTGACGCCGTCGCTCACACCCATTCCGTCCGACACTCTCGAACCGACGCCTGGAGATGGCATCGGCGGCGGCGGTGACGGGGCCACTGAAACCCCCTCCGCCACCAACACCGACGTTCCCTCCATCCGCTTTGCCACTCTATCCGAAATTCGTGGCTCGGTTCTGATCAAAACTCCGGCCAACAGCGACTGGGTCACCGTCACCAGCGAATTAACCATCCCTGAAGGCACGACCATCCTCACCAGCGAAGGCAGTAGCGTCAAGCTGACCACAACCGAAGGCACAACCATCCGGGTCAGTTCGCAGACTCAAATTGTTCTGGCCGAACTGCGCGGCACCACCCTTGATCCGCTCACCAAACTGAAGATTGACTTTGGCAAAGTGTGGGCGATTGTGGGCAACGACCTGGGGTTGGGGAAGTTTGAAGTGGAGACGCCGATTGGCCTGGCCTCTCTGCTGGAAGGCTCGTCGTTCATGGGGGTTGAGCATAACTCCACCCAGATTCTGGACATTATCACCTGTCTCGACGGCAAATGCCGTTACGCCAACAGTGTCGGCGTCATTGACCTGGCTACCCTCCAACAGGTGATCTCCGACGGCGGCGGCGTGCCCGGCCCGGTAGACCCGATGGACCCCAACCAGGTGGATAGCTGGTCGCCGACCCGCGTGCCGGAAGTGGTCACTTTGACTCCGACCATTACCCCGACTTTCACGCCCTCGGTGACGCGCACGCCCACCAACACTCGCACGCCGGTTAACACGCCAAACTTCACGGCCACGCAAGGCGCGGCCGGCACCAACAGCGCGCAAACTTCCACTGCCGCCAGCAACCAACTAACCCAAACCGTTTCCGCTATCAACCTGACGGCCACAGCCGGGGCCGGTTCGACGAGCGGGGCAAAAACGGCAACAGCGGCTGTCGCCACGGCGAATCAAAATGCCACCAATATTTCTGGAACGGCTAATGCTAATGCTACTAATCAGTTCTTTACGGCCACAGCTTTTGCAGTAAATATAAGACTGACTAACGAGGCCGCCACTGCACGCGCCGCCGCCAGCCAGTTCGCCCTCCAAACGGCTTTTGCCCAGCAAACCGAAACCGCCTTCGCCAGCGCCAATCCCTCAAACACGCCAATTTCCACGCCAACAAAGACCGCCACTCCCTTGCCTGCTTTCTCATTTAGCACCGCGACCTACTCGGCGGGCGAGAGCGCAGGCAAGGTAACGATCACTATTAATCTCAACGCCACACTTTCCACCTTTGTCTCAGTGCAACTAGACACGGCTATCACCGGTAGCAGCTCGCTCGACGCCACCTCTGGTGCGGACTTCACGCCCATTGTCAGCCAGATCATCACCTTCAATCCCAACCAGACAAGCAGAAACATCGACATCACCCTCATTGACGACGGCCTCACCGAGTCGAACGAGACGTTCCAAGTTCTTCTTACAAACCCTGGTCCTCAAACTGCCCTCGGCACTCCGTCCGGCGCCAACGTCACCATCAACGACAGCCCGCCGCCAGTACTCGCCTTCTCCACTCCTGCCTACACCGCGCCAGAAGGCAACGCCGGAACGACCAATGCGGCCATCATCGTCAATCTGAGCCGCGCTTACGCCAACACCACCACAGTGACAGTAGACTACAGCTCATTTGCGGGCGGCACAGCCACTGGCGGCGGGGCCTGCGGCGGTGGTGTGGATTACGTGACGCCGGCCGGAACCCTGACCTTTGTGCCCGGAGTCCTCACCCAAACCTTCAATCTGGCTGTCTGCGGCGACACACTCAACGAACAGGACGAGACCGTCTTCCTCCAACTCACTAACGAGACCAACACTGCAGCAGGTGGTGTGGATACTGCTACGCTCACGATCACCAATGACGACCTGCAGCCCACTGTCAACATCACGCCCGGCACCGTTGCCGTGGTTGAACCGGGCGGCCTGGGGGCAACGTCCATTCTGACCTTTGATGTCACTCTGTCTACCGCCTCCGGCCAAACGATTACGGTGGATTACGCTACCGTTGAAGGCTCTGGCGACGGCTTTGCCAAAGACGGCGCTGACTATGTCGGCAAGACGACCACCACTCTCACTTTCCCGCCAAACACTGTCGGCCCACAGACCATTTCCATCACCATCAAGGGCGATGTGCTGAACGAAATGAACGAAAGCTTCGACCTGGTGCTCTCAAATGCAATCAAGGCCACTCTGCTGGCCACGCCCAATGACCGGTCAACCGCCACCATCACCGACGACGGCGACCCGGCGCCGGTGGCCAGCTTCAGCCTCTCACCCTACACCAAATCCGAAGGCAACAGCGGCACTTCAACAGCGACGATCTCCGTCAACCTTTCGCGCCAGTCCGGGCAGACTATTATCCTGGGTTACTCGACGACACCGGGTGGCAGTTGCGGCGCGAACGTGGCCTCCGCCGGAAGCGATTACGTGACGGCCAACGGCCAACTTACTTACAACCCGGGTGATCTGTCCGCGAGCTTCGCTATCACTATTAATGGTGACGCAGTCGTGGAACCAGACGAGTGTTTGACCTTGAACCTGAGCGCGGTGGCCGGAACCGTCACCATCACCGGGCCGTCGGAACTGTGGATCATGAACGACGATTGA
- a CDS encoding FecR domain-containing protein → MANKDDDFLSKLRGSGDEPEPEEEGPKRGSFDPFNLDPRLMIGVAIAAMTLVMLVGCGVIYFVAVRNQTPQPTQATLIVDVTSLPTATPSATPPLTETPSPTVTLVPTETATEPPPVRYASLSEIKGNVQVKAPGAESWSQVQTDLTIGPGTTVLTSENSSVKITLSEGGIVRLSSQTQLTLADLSGQANAPVTKLALDFGKLWAMISNLGSGTFEVQMPIGVGAVRGSFMSAEHNSTNKLEIVTCLEGRCSYRNANGSQDLTTGQQTESQNGNAPSPAHPIDTIQLADWSLTKIPEVITLTPTITPTFTRTATFTRTATFTPSNTRTPGPTFTPSKTATRTATATATGTATATATATQTFTPSSTATRTNTPTASSTPTRTATGTATNTATATATATNTPTATPTATATPLVVSFDVTGIANPTFAGAPHSVTVTAKDVSGAPLTTYAGTIHFTSTDSQAILPLDYIFVAADNGVHTFTGIELRTPGLAHEVKVNDTLYVAITGAQTGIVVNPGPAVRLEITGLPISTNRNIPNSFTVTAKDTFGNTDVNYTGTVRFTTTDLDPGVVLPPDYTFIASDAGVHLFTPGVTFQTSGLQTITATDTVTPAVNGSKQVNVV, encoded by the coding sequence ATGGCCAACAAAGACGACGACTTCCTGTCCAAACTGCGCGGCTCGGGCGACGAACCTGAGCCGGAAGAAGAAGGCCCGAAGCGTGGCTCCTTCGATCCCTTCAATTTAGATCCGCGTTTGATGATCGGCGTGGCCATCGCGGCCATGACGCTGGTGATGCTCGTCGGGTGTGGCGTCATTTATTTCGTCGCCGTCCGCAACCAGACTCCGCAACCGACTCAGGCGACGTTGATCGTGGATGTCACCAGCCTGCCGACGGCGACCCCGTCGGCGACCCCGCCTCTCACCGAGACGCCGTCTCCCACCGTCACCCTCGTTCCCACCGAAACCGCCACCGAACCGCCGCCGGTTCGTTATGCCTCGCTCTCAGAAATCAAGGGCAATGTTCAGGTCAAAGCGCCGGGCGCCGAGTCGTGGTCTCAAGTCCAGACCGATCTCACCATCGGCCCCGGAACCACCGTGCTCACCAGCGAAAACAGTTCGGTGAAGATCACGTTGAGCGAGGGCGGCATCGTCCGCCTGAGTTCGCAGACGCAATTGACGCTCGCCGACTTGAGCGGCCAGGCGAATGCGCCGGTCACCAAATTGGCGCTCGATTTCGGCAAGCTGTGGGCGATGATTTCAAACCTGGGCAGTGGCACGTTTGAAGTGCAAATGCCGATCGGCGTGGGCGCAGTGCGCGGCTCATTCATGAGCGCCGAGCATAACTCGACGAACAAGCTGGAGATCGTCACCTGTCTCGAAGGCCGTTGCAGTTATCGCAACGCCAACGGTTCGCAAGACCTGACGACCGGCCAGCAAACCGAGTCGCAAAATGGAAATGCGCCCAGCCCGGCCCACCCGATTGATACCATCCAACTGGCCGACTGGTCGCTGACCAAGATTCCGGAAGTGATCACCCTGACGCCGACGATCACGCCGACGTTCACCCGCACCGCCACTTTCACGCGCACGGCCACGTTCACTCCGTCCAACACCCGCACGCCCGGCCCGACCTTCACGCCTTCCAAGACGGCAACCCGGACGGCGACGGCGACCGCCACCGGCACAGCCACTGCAACTGCCACTGCTACCCAAACATTCACGCCGTCCAGCACGGCCACGCGCACGAATACACCGACGGCTTCCAGCACGCCGACTCGCACCGCCACCGGCACGGCGACAAACACAGCTACAGCCACTGCCACAGCAACGAATACGCCTACAGCCACGCCCACCGCTACTGCCACACCGCTCGTTGTCAGCTTTGATGTGACTGGCATTGCGAATCCGACCTTTGCCGGCGCGCCCCACAGTGTCACCGTCACCGCCAAAGATGTGTCGGGCGCCCCCCTCACCACCTATGCTGGAACTATCCACTTTACTTCCACTGACTCGCAAGCCATCCTGCCGCTCGATTACATCTTTGTCGCGGCAGACAACGGCGTTCACACGTTTACCGGCATCGAATTGAGGACGCCCGGCCTGGCCCACGAGGTGAAGGTTAACGACACACTTTATGTCGCTATCACCGGCGCTCAGACCGGCATCGTCGTCAACCCCGGCCCGGCGGTGAGGCTTGAGATCACCGGATTGCCCATCTCGACGAATCGCAACATTCCCAACAGTTTCACCGTCACTGCTAAAGACACGTTTGGTAATACGGATGTGAATTACACCGGCACGGTTCGCTTCACGACGACTGATCTCGACCCGGGCGTAGTGCTCCCACCTGATTACACGTTCATCGCCAGCGATGCCGGCGTCCATCTCTTCACGCCCGGCGTCACCTTCCAAACGTCAGGCTTACAAACCATCACCGCCACCGACACCGTCACTCCGGCTGTTAACGGCAGTAAACAAGTGAACGTAGTGTAG